CTGAGTGACAGCGACAGGAGGAGTGGTGGTAGGCACCCTCTCAGAGTACCTCACCCGTGGCGGCGCGGACAGGCAACCGCCACGGGGACAATGCGGATTAGTGCTTACGCTTCGGCCGAGGGAGGAGGGAGGTGAAGAGCGACTCGATCGGGGGCTTCCCCGCTTTGGTAGCTGCATCCAAGGTGGTGAGGTGGGCCCAGAGCGTCCTGTGGCAGAGAGCGACATCCAGCTCGCGCAGTACCTTCTCGATCTTCGTGTTCTTTGGGAGCGTCCCGGCCTTCATCATGAAATTAAGCGCCAGGACGGCATCCGACAGGGCGGCGACATAGCCCAATAGGCACGCCGAATCGGTCGCCCGCGCAGCCGCTGAGATGGGATCGGTGATCCCGGCCTCCTGCCGGATGCGGCGAATCGCGTCCGGCATAGCCGTTAGCGACGCATCCGGGAACTTTGACAGATCCGACAAGTGGGCGACGATATCACGGCGCGCCATGAGCATCCGGAGCGGCCCAGTGGCCGGTTTTCTGAGATTCGCGAACAAAACCCTCCAGCCCTCGTATATTCCAACACAGACGGGTCCTCCTTCGGTTGGTGGGAACGCCGCGATGTCTGCCTTTTGCTCACGACTAACTTAAGTTCGACATGAAATACGCGATTCGAGCGTCACGTCTGGCGTGGAGCAGGTGGTGGGCCGAGGGGGCGAGTGATCCCGTTCGCCCGAGCCTACCGCTTGGCACCGATCGCCACCATGCGGTCCAGGTTGTAGGTCAGAATGCCGAACCCGATCCATGTATCCGCACCCGCGCGTCCGCGCAAGCGACTGTGTCGCCACGCATACTTGCGACTGCCCAAGCTGATCGTCGCTTCCTGTCCACTGGGCGACACCTCTTGGATCTCACCCAGAATCTCGTCCAGCGCGGCCGGGAGGTCCAACGGCCGGAGCAGACGCTTGACGACGTCCGCCATCGCCGGCATCGCCCGTCCGGCCTGCCGCGCCTGGGTCAGAGATCGCGCGATCGCCTCGACGGCCGGGCGCACCCCGGCGTATTCGGGCGCCGCACTTTGCGGCACCACCTGGGGCAGCACGTCGTGCTGCACGATGCGACAAAACACCTCGACCACGCGGGGGTCGAACTGGGTGCCGGCGCCGCGCTGGAGGTCGCCAAGCGCGTCCTCCTTGGTCCGCCCCTTGCGGTAGGCGCGGTCATCCATCATCGCGCTATACGCGTCCGCGACGGCCACGATCCGGGCACCCAGCGGGATGCTCTCGCCCCGGAGCCCATCGCAGGGCACCGGCGGTACGCCAACATCTACGTCTAACCCACCTGCGATGTCTTCCGGGTCCGCAGCCGGGCTACTTGCGCCAATGGCCAGGCTGTCTCAGGTGTGGGCCTCCTTTTGGACGGGTGCGGCGGACTCTGTCGAACGCCTCGTTCAGGGCGGCCAACTGGGCGGCCCTACGTAGTCCTGGCGCGCTGCGGTGGCTTTGGCGAGACGGGAACGTTCCAGGCTGGGGATGTCTCTCGCGATGCGGTGTACTGTCGCTTTCCCCGACGCCAAGTTCCTTGGCGACTGAGTGCTAAGACTGTCCCGAGGCCAGTGCCGCCACGATCGTTGTCTTCGCTACATCGGACAAGTTCGCGCCCATTCGATACCCTTTCCGCTCCCACGCCAAAATGCGGCCGTGTTCCAGCGTCACAATGTCTGTACATCGAAACCTATGGACGTTTAGCATGCGTGAAGAGGTGCGTGCAAGATGGGGAACGGACCAGGCAATTTTGCGGGGTGAACGTTCCGAGGAGGCCCTATGAGCGATTGAGGGTGGGGACGAAAGTGCGCTCATCGTTCACTAAAGTCCGCCGGACGTGCAGGGAGGGTACGGAGAAGGGCCCTGGTGCCCGCTTTGAGCCCAGGACCCTTCCCGTATTACGCTTTACGGGCTGCACGTTAGCGTGTTCGCGGATCGCTCAGGACAGCGCACGGTGTCCACCCACAGCTCCGTCCGCCACGTACCGTACACGGTGGCTTTCTAGCAGATGGAGTAAGGCAAACAACAGGCACAACTCCCCAAGCGTGTACATGACAAACTGAGACGGCGGGTCAGGCAGGGCAGACGCCATCCCTAACCAACCCCCACCGACCAGTAACGAACATGCGAATCGCCAGCCTTGGCCACGAAATACGACACTCATACTACTGCAGTACCCGAGCACCTCTAATTGAAACATCTTAACTTATCATCGGCGAAGGCGTGCCCTTTGTCGGTTTAGGTCGGTGCCGACCATAATGCTCGTAAGGCGAATCAACCGCCAACTTTCGACACGCTCACTTCGACTCCACCTTCTGGACGGCCTCGCTGCTTGCGACGAGAGTTGCCATCTGCTGTTGAATGGGCGAGATACTGAAGTCACCTTAGCGACTCCACGCGTTCCAATCCCGCGAAGGTCCCACACGCGGATCTGCCCAACACGGGCACCCCGCGTACTACCAGTACCTCGAGGACGGCCTTGGCCATGCGTCGCTGAAGGCGTTGCGGCCGGACAAAGGGCCGCCCCGAGTGACCGGCTCTTGCTCACGTCGCTACTGGAGCGATACATTCACTCGCGTTGCGACGTTCACGCCTCCAACATTGTGGTAATCGATATCGACGGCGTCCCCTGGCTTGAGTTGGTTCGGTTTAACAGTCCTATTGAAGCGAGTCCACATGATTGGCGTCTGCGGCATGATGAGAACCGTGATCGGTGCGACAGTCGCAACAGGATGGCCGGGCGTTTGGGAGCCGCTCGTTGGTCCCGCGGTAATCACGAGCTGAGTTCTGCACGAGTCCTGGTTCGCAGTCGCGCACGCGATTGATTGAATTTTCGCAATGATACCTTTGGTGTTCTCGGTCGGGCCGGTCGGAGAGAACGTCGATTGCGCCACCGCAAGGGCGGGGGCGAGTGCGGCGATCGCGACTAGTGCAAAGACCGCAAGCAGTCCTTTCATAGCGAATCCTCCTCAGGATGAGGTCTTTCTCCCGTCTCGTGACGATCCGGTCTGTTCGCTGCCGGCCTAGATTTCAGTCGCGTGCCCGTTCTACTGGCCCTTCTGCTGCTGGACAATCCGAGACGCTTCCTGGTACGTGAGCCACTGCCCCGATTGCTGGTTGACCAAGTACCGTAGATAGCCGGGCAGCGACATGTAGTTGGCCTGCGCGCTGAACGCCTGGAGATTCGAGACGCTCGGATACTGCTGAGCCGACGCCACACCGCTGAGCACTGCTGACCCCAACAGCGCACCCACCGCCACCATCGCCAACTTGCGCATATCCATCCTCCCGTCCGAACTTATTTGTGCAGTTTGGTGATCTTCGACCCTTGAAGGGTCAGATTGTACATCAGTCCCTTTTGCCCCACGACGAACCCCACGATCGGTTGATTGAGTTTCATCGAGTTGATGTCGGCGGCCGCCCCGACGTTCACTAGGACGACCGATCCGTCAACGCCGACCTGCCAGCCCTCCTTGTTCTGGAAGTTCCTGAGAGCCTCGCTGTCCAAGAGCGCAATGATGATGTCCTTGGTCTGGGCGCCGAGTTGGAATCCGACCGACGCGGACGTGATGCTGTAGTATGCGGTGGTCTTCCCGCGGATTCGCATCGCGCCCTCGCCGTACTGCCCTCCGACTCCGATGCCCGCCTGAATCACGCTCGGGAACACGAGGACTGCCTTGGCGTTGTGAAGGAACTGCTCGGATCCTTTCACCTGCTTTGCGAAGCGTGCGAGTGCCGCATCCACGCTCGCGTCGATCTCCGCGGCCGACTTGGCCTGGGACACACTTGGAAGCACGAGGCTGCCCAACAGGCAAAGACACGCCGCGACCGCCACGCTTCTGTGGATCTGGTGAACACACGCCATCCCTGTCCTCCTTGTCGAACCAGGCTCGCAGTGTGCCGTTCCTGACGGGTCTATTTCCAATCACTGGGCTTTCAAACTTGCCACGGTAGCCCTGCACATTGCCGTGCGACGAGGCGAATCGATGCTTCGCATCGACGTGGCAGACAGCGGGAGGTGGCGACCGGGTCGAACGAAGGATGGGGCGGTCACGGGCTTGGTGTGATGAAGGCCTCGGTGGGAACTGTCGAGGTCGAAACGACACACCCGCGGGGACGACGGCCCGTCTTGGAGTGTCGTTGCCGATCGTCGACACGCCGTAGCTGTGGAACCAGGTACCGTGCGGCGGCCAGCAGGACATGCACGCGAAAGCTCCTACCGTGGCTGCCCGGTGAGCTTACTCCCCGGCCGACTGGGCATCTGTTGAAAGATCGTCTTGTACTGCCCCGGTACAAAGACATAGATCTCAGATACATGACCGGCCAACGGCCCGGCCGCATCCAGCAAAACCGCTACTCCTAACCCATCGTAGACTAGCACACTGCCGTCTCTGCTGGTATCGGGTCCATCTTCCATACCATACGCGCTGCGTACTGTGTCCACGCCCACGCCTACGCCGATGCCTTTGTCGGTTCGGTAGCCATCGTCCATGCTTACGATGAGCGCGACGATCTTGTTGTTCGACGTATCAACGACCACACCGATTCGGCGAAGCGGCCAGTAGTAAACGTCTAATGAGGCTCCGCCTCAGACCGCCGAGGCATGTGGTCTGAGGAGTTTGATTGAACCGTCTCTCGCTGAGGGGTGGGGTGTACGTAGTGAGGCTCCCTGTCGCGGGTTCATGGGGGACGTGGCGCGAAACCACATCCTCTAATACTACAACGAGACATCCGTACCATCGATCAGGTCCGGCCCTCCGGATACCAGGGATCTGGCCTTCTACGGGGCAGAAACCGCGATCAGACTGGGCCAAGCACCGTACAATTGTACGCAGATCAACGCCAGAATATCCGCTGCTGCGAGCTTCCACCGCAAAGTCTCGTTGTAGTACTAACAGGTTACGGAAAAATCACGTGCGAGCATGACCATACCTCCGGAACCGCAATCAATTTGCAGCGCGAGTCCTTCGATGAGCGCCTCCGAGCCGCTGGTCAGCCTGGCGCAATAGCACGCGGTGCTCGGTTCGCCGTACCTTGTCGACCGCCTCATGCAGATGCTTGACGATGTGAAACTTGTCAAAGACGATCTTCGCACCCCCGTGCGGCAGGTGTGTGCGAACCGACTGGATATGCGGCTCCCACATGTCCATGGCCACGGCCTCGATGTTGTCGCGCTGCGTGGGGGGTGCAGGTCGGCCAGAACGCATCCGGGCTCTCCGCGGTGCGATCGTCGTTCAGGAAGAGCACCCGTTGGCGCTGCAAGTCCGCGACGACGGTCAAATAGCGGTGGCCCTTGGTGATCGCCTTCTCATCGACGCCCAGCTGCGGGATCGGCTCCGCGGTCCGGCGCGCCAGCCCGCGCCTGACTGCCCGGGCCTTGATGCCCCACGTTTTGTCCCAACGGATCCGGAGTAGGGCGGCTGCGCCGGTGACCGAGCATTCCCGGAGAAAGTCGACGGCGAGCCGCTCAAAGATGAGGGTGAACTGGCTCCCCGGTTCGTCCCAGGGGATCGCGATCTGTTTGACGCCATGCTGCGGACACTGCACGCGGGGGATCTCCGCCTCAATCCACGTCTGCAGCTGACACGTGTCCAGGTGCCGCCACCGCCGCGGGTTGCGATCGTACCCGGCGAGACCGCCGGACGCTCCGGACACGAGAACGGGCCCGGGCCGGGGTCCACTGTCACCGTGACCTGCTCGCCTTTGACGTCCACGTCCACCGCCACCACTTTCCACGGTGGTGTCAGGCCCAAGATCGTCGCGAACAACTCCACGTCGCGCATCGCTCTGCCCCCTCTTCTCTGGGCAAGAGCATAGCGCATCCCGCCTCAGTTACTCACTCGATTTCCTGAAGAGCCAAAATGCATAATCGAGTTAAAGTAGGACTTTACTTATACAGCGATCAATAATGTCGATAGTCCCCGCAGAGGCGCGTCGGTGAGCGCGACGCCTGTGGGATGCCCCAAGTCGGGCCAGTGCATGGAGGCCGAGACCGGCGTCAGGGGGTGGCCTGGACGGAGCCTAACGCTTCTTGGCGCTCGACCTGCGCCTCCGTGCCGGGGGCACCTTCGCTCGAGTCTTGCGGGCCTCAGAGAGCCCAATCGCGATGGCCTGCTCGCGGCTCGTGACTTTCTGGCCCGTACGGCCGCTGCGGAGGTGACCCCGTTTCTCTTCGTGCAACGCGCGCTCGACTTTCGCATGTGCCACCTTTCCGTATTTCGCCATCGTCATTCCCTCCCCAAAGCGTGTTGGTCCAAACCGTCACCAACCGTTTTCCCCGGGTACAGATCGATAATCGGATCTGATCGGCAGCGCCTCACGAGCCGGTTTGATCTGAGCATGATAGGAAACACATACAGCGATCGGCCAACGACGTGGAGGTGTAGCC
This DNA window, taken from bacterium, encodes the following:
- a CDS encoding YSC84-related protein; this encodes MACVHQIHRSVAVAACLCLLGSLVLPSVSQAKSAAEIDASVDAALARFAKQVKGSEQFLHNAKAVLVFPSVIQAGIGVGGQYGEGAMRIRGKTTAYYSITSASVGFQLGAQTKDIIIALLDSEALRNFQNKEGWQVGVDGSVVLVNVGAAADINSMKLNQPIVGFVVGQKGLMYNLTLQGSKITKLHK
- a CDS encoding transposase family protein; its protein translation is MSGASGGLAGYDRNPRRWRHLDTCQLQTWIEAEIPRVQCPQHGVKQIAIPWDEPGSQFTLIFERLAVDFLRECSVTGAAALLRIRWDKTWGIKARAVRRGLARRTAEPIPQLGVDEKAITKGHRYLTVVADLQRQRVLFLNDDRTAESPDAFWPTCTPHAARQHRGRGHGHVGAAYPVGSHTPAARGCEDRL
- a CDS encoding DUF6496 domain-containing protein, giving the protein MTMAKYGKVAHAKVERALHEEKRGHLRSGRTGQKVTSREQAIAIGLSEARKTRAKVPPARRRRSSAKKR